The Pempheris klunzingeri isolate RE-2024b chromosome 16, fPemKlu1.hap1, whole genome shotgun sequence genome includes the window AAGTGACAGAGTGAAAGAATCACAAACATTCAGCATCGTTTATGGGAAGGTAAATAAAGCTAAAATTACATGTCTGGTGAAATCGTGTCTTTTCTCACACAAGAAGGAAACAACCATcacagacatcatcatcatcgtcgtcgtcatcatcacaGTGACTCACCGAAGCATTTACTCTGGTTTGTGGCGCGGTCAACGAAGACCTTTGCAGAGATGACGTTTCCGAAGGGCAGAAACATCTGCAGTATCTCAGAGTCAGTGAACTCCTGTGGCAGGTGGTAGATGAAGATGTTACAGCCCTCAGGACCTGTGCACAAATAGAGAGGCACAGCGACACAGATGTGATGTGACATGATGTGACATGACAAGTTAGGCgatcagtgaaaacagcagtgtCGAAGAAACACTATAAAAATTGCAATAACATAATGTACTATATGTTTTACTTAAGGGAATGGTTTtccttgctgagagttagattgATACCACCGCTTACAGGACTAATTActgagctttaaaggtgctggtggGTGGATTTTGTTCCTTTGGACAAAGCTATGCTAGCTGCTTCTgcctatttccagtctttatactaagctaagctaagccgAGCTAATTATCTCCAGGCTGTTTTGACATATCTACAATTTAGACACAGGTTGGACTGATACCACTCTTGTgtttatacagtaaatatgaatcTAAAACCAGCAcccaattagcttagcttggtgtgaaaatatattattatataaatgttCTCATCTATCTCTttgcaaaaaaaagcaaataaacccaaaatgtgaactattcctttaaaaacaaacggACAGATATAGCTTATATTCACTGTCAATACCAAATTACTGTAACAGCTCTACATTTGTGTTTAACACACAGATTTTTGAGGAAAAAGTGGCACTTTCAGCCATAATGAGGGCAAGAAATTCACAGATTTAGGTGCCAACCTTAAAGGATGATACCACAGTgtgatttaaatgtaatgtttttgccAAACATTTTCAAGTGCATGTTACAAGTAAGCCTGCACTGCATTATAACAATACTGGCATGACaacaatataatttaaaaaagagctgaaacaattaaccaattaatcgattagttgatCAACAAAGAAATAACTTTGATAATTGATGCAATAATTCATTTTGTAATAAGTACATTTTCAAGGCAAATCCCCAAATACTTTCTGGCTCTAGCTTctccatctgtgtttttctcagttttatataattgtaaaatgAATATCTCTGTTTCGGACACTTGGTCAGACAACACAGGAGACTTGAAGACGTCACCTTGGAAATTTTACATGATTTTCAAACAAATACTGAATATTGTTCTATATTGGAAATAATGGTTCTGACAGATTAATGCAGATTATAGTTCAAGCACGTTCTAAAAGTCTTCTTGTACATTTCCATATCATACAGGCATGAATGAAAAGCCACAGATACCAAGAAAGGCCACAAAAGTATAGTCAACTTGTTCTTACACGGTGGAATTGCTTGCGAAAAGATTATCTGTCATGTAAAGTATACGTGATTTGAGGTAAATGGGCAAAAGCATTCAAAACCACCGgtatgtttttttaagatatgatCATGCCTACCTTctcgctgctgcagctgctgcggctgctgcggctgctgagCCACCAGAGTGGGCTGGTGGGGGAACGGCTGTCCCACCAGGCTGTAGGCAGCGGGGTAGGTggctgagggggaggaggcaCAGGTGAGCAGAGAGCAGCGGTGAGGCAGGCAGAGACTGCAAACTAATCAGTTTCTCCTCTAAAACAACATCTGACAGATCTTCATTCCCACCTACAGATGCTGCTAAAACGGGGAGATGCTTTGCATATATTTTGCGATGTGTGACTCATTCTATAGAGTTtcagtttatttacattttgtaatataTGTGCATGTTTTGACTTTGGATGTGAATTTCTACTTTACACATGCAGTGTTGGGTAGTCGCGGAGTGCAAAGGTAATGTAGCTGCATTTCATTGTTGTTGCTTAAAACAGTTTTAGACTGGAGGGTTGTTTCTATTGACTAAAACTATAAAAATCTGAAGaatgtttgtaaaatgtaacgtaaattttctttttttctcatacaAACATTGATACTTCAAGTAGTATATGCGCCTTATTATCAAGCACACGTACACATCCATACATTTCTATAAATAACTGTCAATTTATGTCACAATGTGTGACACCATTTTTAGCTTTATATGGGACACATCTAACACAGTTTAAAATGAGACTGTCAGGCTCACCTGTATAGTGCTGCATGCCTGTGTAAGCTTGCTGCAGGGGGTCCAGGACAGGACTCTGAGCTGTGGCAGAGTAAACACATGGTCACCAACTGCTATATGCACACAAGAAACTGCTAAATGCTATTTGGGGCACATAAGCACGCTCCAAATAACATTTAGTGCtttagtttcatttcatttcctcttaaTTAGACGGTCGCCGCTGCACATCAAAACAGGAAGCCTGTGACTCTGTGGAGGAATATCTTATGACAGCAGCAAAGTTTTCTCACATTGCTCTCTTGGGGTAGCTGCTGTGGATTGAAGGAAGGATGTTACGGCTATACCTTGATAGGCATGGACCCCGTTGGTGTACAGGGCTTCAGTTGCTGATTGGCCATTGGGTGGAGCTGGCACAGAGGGGTAGCTGTTCACTGCGATAGGCGGAGGCAGAGCAGGAACAGGTGTGGCTGCGATGGAGGGTGGAGTGCTGGTACCTGCGGATATGTTTAAggcatttctttttatttaaataaattaaatcaatagaataaatacagaaaattgaaaaaaagaaaacttaaagcAACACCTAGAGGAGGTAAGTGGAGAGATTTGCGTCGAAATGACAGGTACATTAAAAGACTTGTCAATCAATAACAAGACTTAGAGTCCTACAGCCAGACGAGGGGCTCTGAGAGGCTGTTCTTCggcacagcggtgctttgagctaagtgctaacatcagcatgctaataaGCTCTAAATGACAATACTAACATGCCGATgttaaaggtaccctgtggagtttctgACCTCTAGTCTAAGGAGTTTTGTTCTTAAGATGTGTGCAAGAAACACACAGCCAACACAGCCTGGGAAGAAGAGGACTGCCAGCTAGTAAACATGGAtctaaaccctttaaaaaacagctttgcaaatgttatATGAGGATGGAAATGTGCCCACCACTATTGTCAGATGCACTCAACCCGTTTTGATGAGCATTGATTATTGTAAATATGACTTAGCAGAATATATGACACAAGGCAGCTTAAGTTGTGTTTTGATTGttcaaaaatgatgatgaatgacattttttaaattctcaaaTATCAACATTGGTATCACCAGTATCAGTTTGGCTACGATACAGACTACATAAATACTTCCAGGATGCAGGCACTCTACCTCACCCACCATATTACCCTCTTTtgtaaaaacaatgtaaaaacgTGGCTAACATCATGACagactgaaaaggaaaaaaaaaaaacctacaaaacaaatgtttgtcattttgtcctCTTAGGTCCGCCTCTCCTTGTGTATCTGTCCTCATATTTCAAGGAGAAATCTAATCAAGGCCGGCCGGGGCCAGACATCTCTGCCTCTCATTACCTGAGGAGGGGGTGATGGATGCGATCGGCGTGGCAATGATGCTGCTGGGGTTGAGAGCGGCGAGCTGCTGCATCTGAACCGCCGCCACCGTGGCAACAGGAGAGAGGTAGGCCGACTGCGCCACCAgagcctgctgctgcatcaactggaggacggagggagagaTTGTGATTGAGAGGGTGGGAGAGGGAGTCAGGGGGGATCTGTTTCCATCACTAATTGGCTCAAAAAAGGGGACCCAGTCATAAATATCGAGCATGCTTAATATAATTGTAATGGCTCCAGTCTGAACCTCAATCGCCAGTCAATACTATGTTTGAAGGCCACATTTCAGCACTCTGCAGCgcaacacagacagaccaacTGTCCTTGGTGACTCGCTCTGTTTTTGCAGACCTGTCCAGACGCTTCATGATCTTCATGATCACTCACTGTGGCTGAATCAGGGTAATAGTTGATCTTAACATCATACAGTGTGGGTTACATGATCAGTAAACAAGTTTATTGCTTACTGAAACTTTTTACTGAGGAATAAAACATGGCTATAAATCAGCACACCCATAATAGTGAAAATAATGTCTGCCCTCCTTCAGCATCACAAATTGATCAGCTGTAAATGAGCCAAATCTGAAACCATTTGCAGTACACGGTTAATTAGCAATGACAAGAGCAGTTATGTGACTTTACTCTACACTGTACACTGcaatttttctgtttaaaatcATCTAGTATGACATCAAGACTCTTCTGTTAGTATTCTTTGCATACCAGAATGTTAATCTTggagaatattttattttgtcacaaCAGCTTTTACTGCTgcacttttatttctgcttcagGAAAACATCAGTTAATTCAGAGCGTCACTGATAAATAAATCTAGACCCTCAAGCAGCGTCCTCATGAAAGGTGGAGTATGTGTTTCttcagaaatgtgtctgtatgtgttagtgtgtgtgtgtgtgtgagtgtgtgtgttcctcaccGCCTGTGTGTAGGCGTTGTAGGCCCCGAGGTGCAGGGTCATGGGGCTGATGACTCCAAGCTGAGAGGCCACCTGCTGCATCCGCCGGAGCCCTCGCTCCTTCTCCGAATCGGCAAACTTCACCACCAGGCTGGACGAGGCGccctgcagaggaaatgagaaaaattaTAACTCCACATACGTAATCGCAACGTCCCCGACTCCAGCCTTTGGGTCTAGGGACCTTTTTTGCAAGtcattcctcctctgtctctcctcatctgccattaaataaagttaaaatgcCCAAATCTTCTACGCAAATATCTGTAGACAATTTGCAATTTTAGCTTTAATGTCTTTATAACATATTAGTTACGTGTTATATATGTATCAATAAATATACAGTCAACCTgcaccaaaacacaaaacaaatcaccTACAAAAGAAAGATAAGCACATTTTACAAAAATCATACCCtctatttttctgtgtgtgtgtgtgtgcgtgcgggtgtgtgtgtgtgtgtgtgtgtgcgtgcgcgtgtgcgtgtgtgtgtgtgtgtgtgtgtgtgtgtgtgtggaggtgtggaggagggagacagaaaagagaagtGGTGACTATTAGCTGAGTCACCGTGTTGAGTGTCTTAATGACTGGATTTGGAGCATCTAACTAAGTGTATGTTTGAGTACGTGTGTGaccatgtgtttctgtgtgtgtatgtgtgtgtgcgtgtgcgcgcgtgtgtgtgtgtgtgtgtgtgtgtgtaggggggacTCACTGGTAAAGTACGACTCCCATGCAGGGCGTTGATGGCAGCCTGGGCCTCTGCGTTGCTCTGGTACTTTACAAATGCACACCCTACATGAAATGACACACCATTAAACGTGGCCTCACAcgcactctctctcacacactcacacacacaatatacagAAACTACCTccctttaaaaaatacattaggAGCCGTTTTACATCCAGTGCTTCATCAGTTACCGTGGCATCATTAAACATGGTCTGCAAGACATTCATTGCTGCATCAATCACAGTCCGTAAACCACCAAACGCATCATTAGCCATGACCCATAAAACCTATTGCACCATTAGTCATGCCTCATGCAACAAACGCAGAAAAATCTAGCATCTGTGTTTGAACTGTCGCCGGACTTTGATTTACATGGCAAATATCATTAGCATTGTTGTTCATGACAATAGCAATTTACATCCACGTGGTGGTAAAGTGCCGGAGGCTTAATTTCCAGGGCtggataaaaatacaaacagttaAACAAAGTCAATGTCACTTTGTTCTGTCATGATCTGGACTCCATTTGCAATCATTTCATGCTACAGTACCTTAAAAGCTAAAGGAAACCTGAGGTAAGAGCATTTTGGAAATAGTGGATGGTTAAGTTAACCAAAATCATCTTAGCTCTTATCCTTTTATTCACTTGGACAAATATAAATTTAGTGCTCAGGATTTTATGTAGTTGAATCACCCTGGGTCGTCATTTGATCTTATTGCATCCATAAGTATAGGACATTTTAAATCACTAAAATGGTTGCTACAGGTAGTAGTATTACAGTGTACAGGCCGGCAGGGTGTAACACTAAGCAAAGTCGAAATCATTCCTAGATATGCCTCTCTTGGATCCAAATCATTTAAATGTGTGGGATAAAATTTGCATACCACATGATATCACAGTTTCTAAAAGCAGGTGTTTTATTCAGAGAACTGCAGAGAGGGGAAATGGctaaaaacacatgaattttATAAGTAATACTGCATCTGTTAAGGATGAATCTCTGAGTCACACCTTCCACTCACGTCTGTAATGTAACAGAGGGACGGAAGACTTTATCATGATCTGAGGCAGGCCAGGAGCTCTTATTTATGGAAGTCATTCTAACTTTCAATGTTTTTATCCTGTGTCTTCAATGTCTTTGTGTTATATGCTGTTTAtagttttattctgtgtttctgtgtgtccatGCTTCATGTTGGATTGAACCTGTTTGTCAGACATGATTTGACATTACCTTTGCTGGTACCATCAGGCCCGCGGAGCACCGTGCACTCCTCTATGCTGCCGAACGGCTCGAACATCTTTCTCACATCGGTGTCCGTCTGCTGTTTTCCCAGCATACCGACAAACAGCTTCCTGTCTTCTAAGGGGAAGGAGATCGCCAAGATGGGAGGGAGAAAACAGGATAATGTGTGTGGGTAATGTGAGTGAGATCACAGGGGGGAAAAAGTGGGAGCAGATGTTTTGCAGGAGAGGTGATCCAGGCGGTgaaaaagggagggggggggggggaaagggaGAAGAGCCATGTCACCGCACACGcatgaaaaacagagaggaacaaCAGTGTGATGGCACAAAGCAGGGTGGACGCCAGCCTGCAATGCTTCAGAGAGCCACCAGAGTGCAGTAATATGAGtatcacaacaaacaaacagcatctgGCGGTGACTCAAATGTTTGTCACCCTCTGTGTTGTCAGAGAAGCTGCTCCGTCTGTCCCCGTCTGTGAAGGATCAGACCAGagtttctgcatgtttttactCACTCTCTACAAATCACATACACGCTGCATTCCTGCACACGATTCTCCAAAGCGTACCATAGATTTATGGATTGTAACCTTTATTATTTCCCAACATTCAGGCTGCCATTTCCTTCCAAGTCCTTTTTAATATGGTATCAAAATCAACTGTCAGACACTCCAAAGCTCGAGATACATCAgaatcacagtcacagtgaaCATGTTACTGTCCAATTTCTTACATGATAttgctgctgaaaatgaaaaggcCTGCACGCGtggtgtgttaatgtgttggaTTTGAGAGCAGACTGCCAAAAGCATTGAATTCACACGGCAGAattgtagagaaaaaaaatccagcagaGAAAAACTAGAACTGGGTAATTTATTGTATAAAAAGTTGTCGTTTGACAGCCGACGTTtaagtcaaatttaaaatgtctgcaaGTACGTATTCGTAGGACATTTAAATGGAAGGAAACTAATGGGCTAAAACTATGCCGTGCTTATCAAAATGGTCAAAAGCAAAGTATATTACATGCGAATTGTGGGAAATgagcaaaaacatgtttttttttaggtcttCGGCAACAGGCTAAAATATAATGTGCACTCACAAAGTTGAAAATCACTGATTAGGTGACATTTTGACAAACAGCACAGGTCTTACTAGTAACATTAATGATGGTTGGAACAGGTTCTCAGCTtgaggacacaaacagacaaaaggagCTGGAGCACACAGATTCATCCACAACCTTTAGTAGTGCAAACAGACGTTTCAACACTACGTCAAAATGACTTATTTTTCACACAAGAGTGCTGAAATGTTAGTCTGTTTGCACTATTAAAGCATGCGAATTAATCGATGCGCTCCGGTCCCTGTTGCCCTCtgtaacattaatgatggctctgtGGTGTtcccagtaagccatgacagtgtgacagtgagccagcatgaaCAATATCAGGACCCTGAACCCGAGCAAGTGGAACTCATAATTAATTATATAACGTATACCTACTGTGACATgttaaaatgtcttctgtgcAAAAAGCCATTaataaaaagcaatgaaaaccATTGTCATACCTTACTGGACCCCACAGCTGCCATAAAGCTCTGGTACGATTTGGGAAAATGGGCAATAATAATGTAGAGCACACATGAATAGcagtaaatgaaaacacacaaaaataatgtgCTTTAAGTCTTTGAAAAGAGCTTAAATTCATTATAGTGGGCTCACAAGTGGGTGAAAGTGAAGTGATTAGGTGACTGATTGATTAGATGTCAGGGCAGGAGGTAGTCAGGGGTCACTTGTAGTAGCTGAAGCATGAAGCTAGTGAGATGTACAGATGTAGTTTGACAGCAACAAAACACCTATTAACAGCTAATTGAATCTagttttgttaaaataataGTTTGGTGTATTTCCTACCCAAAATGTTATTGTTGCATATAATAGTTTGCAGAAATGTCCTTCATCATCAACTGATAGTGTTTTGAGTCTGGTGGTGTCATTTTAAGATATTGCCACATTCTTGAGAACTCCAAAAAAGTGTTTACGTGCGGATACGAGACCAAATGACTTGATATTTTCGGTCGTGTACTCTGTCATGGAGTTGTTTGAACAGgtgctgtgtttgtgggtgGGGACAGGCGTCTCTTACCCCCTCTGCTCTCGCTGTCCGCCGGCTTCACTTGGATCGGACGGTTCATCTGGAACGACAGAGGCCGCACGGCACAGTTAGTGTGAATGCAGGACTGGGGTCAGTgatcattaacacacacacacacacacacacaaaacaaacaaacattcaaactTGAAATAATTGGCAGTAATTGAAAGTTTACCCTGACACTTGGCCAAATGTGGCCACTACTGTCTGGTAAATTGCAAAAGAAGACATTCATGTTTACTGTCTTCATGTGACCCATCTGGAAAAGCTATTAATGCTGTAATATGACTTATTAGTGACATATGCGTGCTTGTACGAATATTAGTGAATTTGGCATGTGCTCCAGCCTCCTACGATCTCTCACTaatttctcttctttcctttttttttgccaactcTGCTCCAGCAGAGCAGACCACGGCTGACACTGATATGTGTGATATTACAttcaccgtctctctctctctctctgtgtctctgtctctgtctccccacctcctctctctctgctctaatCCTGCCGTCTATCGTTCCTTCTCCCCCTATCACACAAAACCAGGAAAAGCACACACCCACGCGGGATTGGGGAAGTGATAAGATTAAGCACACTCGCCGGCTAATCTGGATTACAGGAGCACACAGCGTCAGAATAGTGAGAGACTCTGAgcctgacagagagacagagacatgggTGTACAGAGTGAGAAAGGAAGGAATAAtatctgggggaaaaaaaacaaagaatgacaaagaaaaaaaagagcacacacaacacagaggaggatTAGGCGACCTTTTCATAATTCATCACAAGACAAGCTGCTGAAATGCCATTTTTCCTTTACTTCTCCACAATCATTGTCCTACTCACTATTTAACAAAGCCGCCTATATGAAATTGTGCACACATCAGTGCCTCTGCGCCTCGTCTGTCAAATGTATAGAATACGAAATTGGTGA containing:
- the celf3a gene encoding CUGBP Elav-like family member 3, whose translation is MKEPDAIKLFIGQIPRNLEEKDLKPIFEQFGKIYELTVIKDKYTGMHKGCAFLTYCARESALKAQNALHEQKTLPGMNRPIQVKPADSESRGEDRKLFVGMLGKQQTDTDVRKMFEPFGSIEECTVLRGPDGTSKGCAFVKYQSNAEAQAAINALHGSRTLPGASSSLVVKFADSEKERGLRRMQQVASQLGVISPMTLHLGAYNAYTQALMQQQALVAQSAYLSPVATVAAVQMQQLAALNPSSIIATPIASITPSSGTSTPPSIAATPVPALPPPIAVNSYPSVPAPPNGQSATEALYTNGVHAYQAQSPVLDPLQQAYTGMQHYTATYPAAYSLVGQPFPHQPTLVAQQPQQPQQLQQREGPEGCNIFIYHLPQEFTDSEILQMFLPFGNVISAKVFVDRATNQSKCFGFVSFDNPSSAQTAIQAMNGFQIGMKRLKVQLKRPKDANRPY